The genomic window CATCCGGGTTTTGTCGCCCAGGATGCTGCCGCGGGTCTGTTTGCTCGATGGATCGATGGCGCAGACGCCCACCCGCCGGCCGGCCTCGACGAGCCGCATCCCGAAAACGTCAATGAACGTGCTCTTGCCGGCGCCCGGCACGCCGGTGATCCCGATCCGCGGCGCGGCGCCGACGAAAGGCAGGCATCGGTCGAGCAGTTCCGCCGCCTCGGCCTCGTGATGGAGCAGGGTGCTCTCGACAAGTGTCAGGGCGCGGCCGATGGCGAGGCGGTCGCCGGCGCGGAGGCCGGCGAAGAGGGCGTCGAGATCAGCCATCCAGGCGCCCCATGAGCAGATGCAGCAGCTCTGCCGCTGCGTCCGGGATGACGGTGCCGGGACCGAACACAGCCGCCACGCCGGCTGAACGGAGCCGCTGATAGTCGGCCGGGGGAATGACGCCACCGGCTACGACCAGGATATCGTTCCGGCCCTGCGCGCGCAGCGCGTCGATTACGGCAGGGATTAGGGTGTTGTGGCCGGCGGCAAGCGATGAAATGCCGAGGATGTGCACGTCATTTTCGATGGCCTGACGCGCGGCCTCCTCGGGCATCTGAAAAAGCGGGCCGATGTCGACATCGAATCCGAGGTCGGCAAACGACGAGGCGATGACGCGGGCGCCGCGGTCGTGCCCGTCCTGGCCGAGCTTGGCGATCAGGATCCGCGGCCGGCGGCCGGCACGGGCCGCGAAGGTGTCCGCCAGTCGGCGGGTGGTGTCGAAGGCTTCGTTGTGCATCATTTCGCGGGCATAAACGCCCGATATCGGCGAGGAACGGGCCTCGTACCGCCCAAACACGTCTTCCATGGCCATGGAAATCTCGCCGAGCGTGGCGCGGGCCCGGGCCGCGTCGATGGAAGCGTCGAGCAGGTTGCCGCCGGCGGTGCAAGCCGTGCGCAGGGCATCCAGCGTCCGGGCGACGGCGCCCGCATCGCGGCTCTCGCGTAGGGTGGTCAGTTGATTGATCTGCGCCTGGCGGACGGCCGTGTTGTCGATTTCGAGTAATGCAACGTCCGTGGCATCGTTCGTCATGAACCGGTTGACGCCCACGATGACGGCCTCGCCCCTGTCAATCTGCGCCTGCCGGCGGGCGGCGGCCTCTTCGATCCGTGCCTTGGGCAGGCCGCGTTCGATCGCGCGCGTCATCCCGCCGAGCGCTTCTACTTCCTGGATTTCGGCCCAGGCGCGTTCCATGAGGCCGGCAGTGAGCGACTCCACATAATACGAGCCACCCCAGGGATCCACCGCCTTCACGATTCCGGTTTCGCGTTGGAGCAGGAGCTGCGTGTTACGCGCAATCTCGGCGGAGAAGTCGGTCGGCAATGCCAGCGCCTCGTCGAGGGCATTGGTGTGGAGCGACTGGGTGCCGCCAAACGCGGCGGCGAGGGCCTCGACGCTGGTGCGGACGATGTTGTTGTACGGATCCTGGGCGGTGAGGCTGTAGCCAGACGTCTGACAATGCGTCCGAAGCATCAGCGAACGGGGGTCTTTCGGGCCGAAGGGCTCAACGAGCCGGGCCCACATGACGCGCGCGGCGCGCAGCTTCGCGATCTCCATGAACGGGTTCATCCCGATCCCCCAGAAAAAGGAGAGGCGCGGCGCGAATTCGTCGATACTCAGGCCGGCGGCGAGGCCGGTCCGGATGTATTCTACCCCATCCGCCAACGTGTATGCCAGCTCAAGGTCGGCCGGTGCTCCGGCCTCGTGCATGTGGTACCCCGAGACGGAGATCGAGTTAAACTGCGGCATCCGCCGGGCAGTCATGGCGAAGATGTCGCCGACGATGCGCATCGACGGGGCCGGCGGGTAGATGTAGGTGTTGCGCACCATGAACTCCTTGAGGATGTCATTCTGGATAGTGCCCCGCAACGCCTCCGGCGCCACGCCCTGTTCCTCCGCGGCTACGATGTAAAACGCCATGATCGGGAGGACTGCACCGTTCATGGTCATCGAAACCGACATCTGGTCCAACGGAATGCCGTCGAACAGCCGCTTCATGTCCTCGACAGAGTCGATGGCGACGCCGGCTTTGCCCACATCCCCCCGGACGCGCGGATGGTCGGAGTCGTACCCCCGGTGCGTGGCCAGGTCGAAAGCGATCGACAACCCCATCTGGCCGGCGGCCAGGTTGCGGCGGTAGAATGCGTTGGATGCCTCGGCGGTGGAGAAGCCGGCATACTGGCGGACGGTCCAGGGGCGGACGACGTACATGGTCGAATACGGTCCGCGCAGATAAGGGGGAACGCCGGCGGTGTAGCCCCGATGGGGCATGCCGGCGGTATCTCCCGCTATGTAGGCCGGTTGTATATCGATGCCCTCGGGCGCGGCCCAGATCGCAGCCGAGGGTGGGTGCGAGGCGAGGGCCGGCGGAGCATATGGGAGGATGGAGAAATCGGGTTTCATGGCTTCAGGAGGCCGCGTCGAGGGTATGCAGCGAGGCGTCGGTGAGGTCGGGGTCGCCGCTGGTTTCCAGGATCTGAAAGAGCCGCCACGCGCGCCGGGCGAGGGCGTCCGTGAGCTGTTCGATGTACGATGCGCCGGCGGCGGGGTCGCTGACGCGGCCCAGGTAGGCTTCGTGGCGGAGGACGTGGTGGGTGTTTAGCGCAAGCCGGTCCCACGCCGGAGCGTCGCCCCCGGG from Rhodothermales bacterium includes these protein-coding regions:
- a CDS encoding methylmalonyl Co-A mutase-associated GTPase MeaB codes for the protein MADLDALFAGLRAGDRLAIGRALTLVESTLLHHEAEAAELLDRCLPFVGAAPRIGITGVPGAGKSTFIDVFGMRLVEAGRRVGVCAIDPSSKQTRGSILGDKTRMIRLAANDRAFIRPTPNAGAYGGVASRTREALVILETAGFDTLFVETVGVGQSETSVVDLVDVVLVLVLTGAG
- the scpA gene encoding methylmalonyl-CoA mutase; this encodes MKPDFSILPYAPPALASHPPSAAIWAAPEGIDIQPAYIAGDTAGMPHRGYTAGVPPYLRGPYSTMYVVRPWTVRQYAGFSTAEASNAFYRRNLAAGQMGLSIAFDLATHRGYDSDHPRVRGDVGKAGVAIDSVEDMKRLFDGIPLDQMSVSMTMNGAVLPIMAFYIVAAEEQGVAPEALRGTIQNDILKEFMVRNTYIYPPAPSMRIVGDIFAMTARRMPQFNSISVSGYHMHEAGAPADLELAYTLADGVEYIRTGLAAGLSIDEFAPRLSFFWGIGMNPFMEIAKLRAARVMWARLVEPFGPKDPRSLMLRTHCQTSGYSLTAQDPYNNIVRTSVEALAAAFGGTQSLHTNALDEALALPTDFSAEIARNTQLLLQRETGIVKAVDPWGGSYYVESLTAGLMERAWAEIQEVEALGGMTRAIERGLPKARIEEAAARRQAQIDRGEAVIVGVNRFMTNDATDVALLEIDNTAVRQAQINQLTTLRESRDAGAVARTLDALRTACTAGGNLLDASIDAARARATLGEISMAMEDVFGRYEARSSPISGVYAREMMHNEAFDTTRRLADTFAARAGRRPRILIAKLGQDGHDRGARVIASSFADLGFDVDIGPLFQMPEEAARQAIENDVHILGISSLAAGHNTLIPAVIDALRAQGRNDILVVAGGVIPPADYQRLRSAGVAAVFGPGTVIPDAAAELLHLLMGRLDG